Proteins from a single region of Equus asinus isolate D_3611 breed Donkey chromosome 17, EquAss-T2T_v2, whole genome shotgun sequence:
- the EML3 gene encoding echinoderm microtubule-associated protein-like 3 isoform X4: MDGAGGPGEGPAQEVLRSLSQRLQVQEKEMELVKAALAEALRLLRLQAPPTSLQDAGIPAPTRDSPAAPPGLPPTCSPSLVSRGTQTEVQMEPSPGPPGLSNGPPAPQGGSEEPSGTQSEGGGSSSSGTGSPGPPGILRLVQPPQRADTPRRNSSSSSSPSERPRQKLSRKAASSANLLLRSGSTESRGGKDPLSSPGGPGSRRSNYNLEGISVKMFLRGRPITMYIPSGIRSLEELPSGPPPETLSLDWVYGYRGRDSRSNLFVLRSGEVVYFIACVVVLYRPGGGPGGPGGGGQRHYRGHTDCVRCLAVHPDGVRVASGQTAGVDKDGKPLQPVVHVWDSETLLKLQEIGLGAFERGVGALAFSVVDQGAFLCVVDDSNEHMLSVWDCSRGTKLAEIKSTNDSVLAVGFSPRDSSCIVTSGKSHVHFWNWSGGVGVPGNGTLTRKQGVFGKYKKPKFIPCFVFLPDGDILTGDSEGNILTWGRSLSDSRTPGRGGAKETYGIVAQAHAHEGSIFALCLRRDGTVLSGGGRDRRLVQWGPGLVALQEAEIPEHFGAVRAIAEGLGSELLVGTTKNALLRGDLAQGFSPVIQGHTDELWGLCTHPFQNRFLTCGHDRQLCLWDGEGHALAWSIDLKETGLCADFHPSGAVVAVGLNTGRWLVLDTETREIVSDVTDGNEQLSVVRYSPDGLYLAIGSHDNMIYIYSVSSDGAKSSRFGRCVGHSSFITHLDWSKDGNFIMSNSGDYEILYWDVAGGCKLLRNRYESRDREWATYTCVLGFHVYGVWPDGSDGTDINSLCRSHNERVVAVADDFCKVHLFQYPCARAKAPSLVYGGHGSHVTSVRFTHDDSHLVSLGGKDASIFQWRVLGAGGAGPAPATPSRTPSLSPASSLDV; the protein is encoded by the exons ATGGACGGGGCCGGGGGGCCCG GTGAGGGCCCTGCTCAGGAGGTCCTGCGGTCCTTGAGCCAGCGGCTTCAGGTGCAGGAGAAGGAGATGGAGCTGGTAAAGGCGGCCCTGGCGGAAGCCCTTCGCCTGCTGCGGCTGCAGgcaccccccacctccctgcaGGACGCTGGCATACCAGCTCCTACAAGGGACAG ccctgcaGCGCCCCCAGGACTACCACCCACATGCAGCCCCTCCTTGGTGAGCCGAGGCACCCAGACGGAGGTGCAGATGGAGCCATCCCCTGGACCCCCTGGCCTGAGCAacgggcccccagcccctcagggGGGCAGTGAAGAGCCTAGTGGGACACAGTCTGAAGGAGGGGGCAGTAGCAGCAGCGGCACTGGCTCCCCTGGCCCCCCGGGGATCCTCAGGCTTGTGCAGCCCCCACAGCGTGCTGATAC GCCACGGAgaaattcttcctcctcctcatccccttCAGAGCGGCCTCGACAGAAACTCTCCCGGAAGGCAGCTTCCTCGGCCAACCTGTTATTGCGTTCAGGGAGCACAGAGAG CCGCGGAGGGAAAGACCCCCTCTCCAGCCCTGGGGGTCCTGGATCTCGGAGGAGCAATTACAATTTGG AAGGCATCTCAGTGAAGATGTTCCTTCGTGGCCGCCCCATTACCATGTACATCCCATCTGGCATCCGCAGCCTTGAGGAGCTGCCCAGTGGCCCACCCCCGGAGACCCTCAGCCTTGACTGGGT TTATGGGTACCGGGGTCGTGACTCCCGCTCTAATCTGTTTGTGCTGCGTTCTGGGGAGGTGGTTTACTTTATTGCCTGTGTGGTGGTGCTGTACCGGCCTGGGGGAGGCCCAGGGGGTCCTGGAGGTGGCGGCCAGAGACATTACCGGGGGCACACGGACTGCGTTCGATG CCTGGCTGTTCACCCTGATGGTGTCCGTGTAGCCTCAGGACAGACAGCTGGAGTGGATAAGGATGGAAAG ccCCTGCAGCCTGTGGTTCACGTCTGGGACTCAGAGACGCTGCTGAAGCTGCAGGAGATTGGACTGGGGGCCTTCGAGAGGGGTGTGGGGGCCCTGGCCTTTTCAGTTGTG GATCAGggtgcttttttgtgtgtggtggaTGATTCCAATGAACACATGCTGTCAGTGTGGGACTGCAGCCGGGGCACAAAGCTGGCTGAGATCAAG AGTACAAATGACTCAGTCCTGGCCGTTGGCTTCAGCCCTCGTGACAGCAGCTGCATTGTCACCAGCGGGAAGTCCCACGTCCACTTCTGGAACTGGAGTGGTGGAGTAGGGGTTCCTGGGAATGGGACCCTCACTCGGAAACAGGGTGTCTTTGGG AAATACAAGAAACCCAAGTTTATCCCTTGCTTTGTCTTCCTCCCGGATGGAGACATTCTCACTGGGGACTCAGAGGGGAACATTCTCACCTGGGGCCGGAGCCTCTCGGATTCCAGGACCCCAGGCAGGGGCGGGGCCAAAG AGACGTATGGGATTGTGGCCCAGGCCCACGCTCACGAAGGTTCCATCTTCGCCCTGTGTCTCCGGCGGGACGGGACGGTGCTAAGTGGTGGCGGGCGGGACCGCCGGCTGGTACAGTGGGGGCCCGGGTTGGTGGCCCTCCAGGAGGCTGAG ATTCCGGAACACTTTGGAGCTGTGCGGGCCATTGCTGAGGGGCTGGGCTCTGAGCTGCTAGTGGGAACCACGAAGAATGCGTTGCTGAGGGGAGatctggcccagggtttctccccTGTAATCCAG GGTCACACGGATGAGCTCTGGGGGCTCTGCACACATCCCTTCCAGAACCGTTTCCTCACCTGCGGCCATGACCGGCAGCTCTGCTTATGGGATGGTGAGGGCCATGCGCTGGCCTGGAGCATCGACCTCAAG GAGACTGGTCTCTGTGCTGACTTCCATCCCAGTGGGGCAGTTGTGGCCGTAGGACTGAACACGGGGAG GTGGCTGGTTTTGGACACAGAGACCAGAGAGATCGTGTCCGATGTCACTGATGGCAATGAGCAGCTCTCAGTGGTCCGGTACAgcccag ATGGGTTGTACCTGGCCATCGGTTCCCATGACAACATGATCTACATCTATAGTGTTTCCAGTGATGGTGCCAAGTCCAGCCGCTTTGGCCGCTGTGTG GGTCACTCCAGCTTCATCACTCACCTTGACTGGTCCAAGGATGGGAATTTCATCATGTCCAATTCTGGGGACTATGAGATCCTTTACT GGGACGTGGCTGGAGGCTGCAAGCTGCTGAGGAATCGCTATGAGAGCCGAGACCGGGAGTGGGCCACTTACACCTGCGTGCTGGGCTTCCATGTCTACG GCGTGTGGCCGGACGGCTCGGATGGCACCGACATCAACTCCCTGTGCCGCTCCCACAACGAGCGCGTGGTGGCCGTGGCCGACGACTTCTGCAAAGTACACCTCTTCCAGTACCCGTGCGCACGCGCCAAG GCGCCCAGCCTCGTGTACGGCGGGCACGGCAGCCACGTGACCAGTGTCCGGTTCACGCACGACGACTCGCACCTCGTCTCCCTGGGCGGCAAGGACGCGAGCATCTTCCAGTGGCGGGTGCTGGGCGCCGGGGGCGCGGGGCCGGCGCCCGCCACGCCCTCTCGAACCCCATCCTTGTCCCCCGCCTCCTCTCTCGACGTGTGA
- the EML3 gene encoding echinoderm microtubule-associated protein-like 3 isoform X2 has protein sequence MDGAGGPGEGPAQEVLRSLSQRLQVQEKEMELVKAALAEALRLLRLQAPPTSLQDAGIPAPTRDSPAAPPGLPPTCSPSLVSRGTQTEVQMEPSPGPPGLSNGPPAPQGGSEEPSGTQSEGGGSSSSGTGSPGPPGILRLVQPPQRADTPRRNSSSSSSPSERPRQKLSRKAASSANLLLRSGSTESRGGKDPLSSPGGPGSRRSNYNLEGISVKMFLRGRPITMYIPSGIRSLEELPSGPPPETLSLDWVYGYRGRDSRSNLFVLRSGEVVYFIACVVVLYRPGGGPGGPGGGGQRHYRGHTDCVRCLAVHPDGVRVASGQTAGVDKDGKPLQPVVHVWDSETLLKLQEIGLGAFERGVGALAFSVVDQGAFLCVVDDSNEHMLSVWDCSRGTKLAEIKSTNDSVLAVGFSPRDSSCIVTSGKSHVHFWNWSGGVGVPGNGTLTRKQGVFGKYKKPKFIPCFVFLPDGDILTGDSEGNILTWGRSLSDSRTPGRGGAKEHDPPRTLPTETYGIVAQAHAHEGSIFALCLRRDGTVLSGGGRDRRLVQWGPGLVALQEAEIPEHFGAVRAIAEGLGSELLVGTTKNALLRGDLAQGFSPVIQGHTDELWGLCTHPFQNRFLTCGHDRQLCLWDGEGHALAWSIDLKETGLCADFHPSGAVVAVGLNTGRWLVLDTETREIVSDVTDGNEQLSVVRYSPDGLYLAIGSHDNMIYIYSVSSDGAKSSRFGRCVGHSSFITHLDWSKDGNFIMSNSGDYEILYWDVAGGCKLLRNRYESRDREWATYTCVLGFHVYGVWPDGSDGTDINSLCRSHNERVVAVADDFCKVHLFQYPCARAKAPSLVYGGHGSHVTSVRFTHDDSHLVSLGGKDASIFQWRVLGAGGAGPAPATPSRTPSLSPASSLDV, from the exons ATGGACGGGGCCGGGGGGCCCG GTGAGGGCCCTGCTCAGGAGGTCCTGCGGTCCTTGAGCCAGCGGCTTCAGGTGCAGGAGAAGGAGATGGAGCTGGTAAAGGCGGCCCTGGCGGAAGCCCTTCGCCTGCTGCGGCTGCAGgcaccccccacctccctgcaGGACGCTGGCATACCAGCTCCTACAAGGGACAG ccctgcaGCGCCCCCAGGACTACCACCCACATGCAGCCCCTCCTTGGTGAGCCGAGGCACCCAGACGGAGGTGCAGATGGAGCCATCCCCTGGACCCCCTGGCCTGAGCAacgggcccccagcccctcagggGGGCAGTGAAGAGCCTAGTGGGACACAGTCTGAAGGAGGGGGCAGTAGCAGCAGCGGCACTGGCTCCCCTGGCCCCCCGGGGATCCTCAGGCTTGTGCAGCCCCCACAGCGTGCTGATAC GCCACGGAgaaattcttcctcctcctcatccccttCAGAGCGGCCTCGACAGAAACTCTCCCGGAAGGCAGCTTCCTCGGCCAACCTGTTATTGCGTTCAGGGAGCACAGAGAG CCGCGGAGGGAAAGACCCCCTCTCCAGCCCTGGGGGTCCTGGATCTCGGAGGAGCAATTACAATTTGG AAGGCATCTCAGTGAAGATGTTCCTTCGTGGCCGCCCCATTACCATGTACATCCCATCTGGCATCCGCAGCCTTGAGGAGCTGCCCAGTGGCCCACCCCCGGAGACCCTCAGCCTTGACTGGGT TTATGGGTACCGGGGTCGTGACTCCCGCTCTAATCTGTTTGTGCTGCGTTCTGGGGAGGTGGTTTACTTTATTGCCTGTGTGGTGGTGCTGTACCGGCCTGGGGGAGGCCCAGGGGGTCCTGGAGGTGGCGGCCAGAGACATTACCGGGGGCACACGGACTGCGTTCGATG CCTGGCTGTTCACCCTGATGGTGTCCGTGTAGCCTCAGGACAGACAGCTGGAGTGGATAAGGATGGAAAG ccCCTGCAGCCTGTGGTTCACGTCTGGGACTCAGAGACGCTGCTGAAGCTGCAGGAGATTGGACTGGGGGCCTTCGAGAGGGGTGTGGGGGCCCTGGCCTTTTCAGTTGTG GATCAGggtgcttttttgtgtgtggtggaTGATTCCAATGAACACATGCTGTCAGTGTGGGACTGCAGCCGGGGCACAAAGCTGGCTGAGATCAAG AGTACAAATGACTCAGTCCTGGCCGTTGGCTTCAGCCCTCGTGACAGCAGCTGCATTGTCACCAGCGGGAAGTCCCACGTCCACTTCTGGAACTGGAGTGGTGGAGTAGGGGTTCCTGGGAATGGGACCCTCACTCGGAAACAGGGTGTCTTTGGG AAATACAAGAAACCCAAGTTTATCCCTTGCTTTGTCTTCCTCCCGGATGGAGACATTCTCACTGGGGACTCAGAGGGGAACATTCTCACCTGGGGCCGGAGCCTCTCGGATTCCAGGACCCCAGGCAGGGGCGGGGCCAAAG AGCACGACCCACCCAGGACTTTGCCAACAGAGACGTATGGGATTGTGGCCCAGGCCCACGCTCACGAAGGTTCCATCTTCGCCCTGTGTCTCCGGCGGGACGGGACGGTGCTAAGTGGTGGCGGGCGGGACCGCCGGCTGGTACAGTGGGGGCCCGGGTTGGTGGCCCTCCAGGAGGCTGAG ATTCCGGAACACTTTGGAGCTGTGCGGGCCATTGCTGAGGGGCTGGGCTCTGAGCTGCTAGTGGGAACCACGAAGAATGCGTTGCTGAGGGGAGatctggcccagggtttctccccTGTAATCCAG GGTCACACGGATGAGCTCTGGGGGCTCTGCACACATCCCTTCCAGAACCGTTTCCTCACCTGCGGCCATGACCGGCAGCTCTGCTTATGGGATGGTGAGGGCCATGCGCTGGCCTGGAGCATCGACCTCAAG GAGACTGGTCTCTGTGCTGACTTCCATCCCAGTGGGGCAGTTGTGGCCGTAGGACTGAACACGGGGAG GTGGCTGGTTTTGGACACAGAGACCAGAGAGATCGTGTCCGATGTCACTGATGGCAATGAGCAGCTCTCAGTGGTCCGGTACAgcccag ATGGGTTGTACCTGGCCATCGGTTCCCATGACAACATGATCTACATCTATAGTGTTTCCAGTGATGGTGCCAAGTCCAGCCGCTTTGGCCGCTGTGTG GGTCACTCCAGCTTCATCACTCACCTTGACTGGTCCAAGGATGGGAATTTCATCATGTCCAATTCTGGGGACTATGAGATCCTTTACT GGGACGTGGCTGGAGGCTGCAAGCTGCTGAGGAATCGCTATGAGAGCCGAGACCGGGAGTGGGCCACTTACACCTGCGTGCTGGGCTTCCATGTCTACG GCGTGTGGCCGGACGGCTCGGATGGCACCGACATCAACTCCCTGTGCCGCTCCCACAACGAGCGCGTGGTGGCCGTGGCCGACGACTTCTGCAAAGTACACCTCTTCCAGTACCCGTGCGCACGCGCCAAG GCGCCCAGCCTCGTGTACGGCGGGCACGGCAGCCACGTGACCAGTGTCCGGTTCACGCACGACGACTCGCACCTCGTCTCCCTGGGCGGCAAGGACGCGAGCATCTTCCAGTGGCGGGTGCTGGGCGCCGGGGGCGCGGGGCCGGCGCCCGCCACGCCCTCTCGAACCCCATCCTTGTCCCCCGCCTCCTCTCTCGACGTGTGA
- the EML3 gene encoding echinoderm microtubule-associated protein-like 3 isoform X3, with the protein MDGAGGPGEGPAQEVLRSLSQRLQVQEKEMELVKAALAEALRLLRLQAPPTSLQDAGIPAPTRDSSPAAPPGLPPTCSPSLVSRGTQTEVQMEPSPGPPGLSNGPPAPQGGSEEPSGTQSEGGGSSSSGTGSPGPPGILRLVQPPQRADTPRRNSSSSSSPSERPRQKLSRKAASSANLLLRSGSTESRGGKDPLSSPGGPGSRRSNYNLEGISVKMFLRGRPITMYIPSGIRSLEELPSGPPPETLSLDWVYGYRGRDSRSNLFVLRSGEVVYFIACVVVLYRPGGGPGGPGGGGQRHYRGHTDCVRCLAVHPDGVRVASGQTAGVDKDGKPLQPVVHVWDSETLLKLQEIGLGAFERGVGALAFSVVDQGAFLCVVDDSNEHMLSVWDCSRGTKLAEIKSTNDSVLAVGFSPRDSSCIVTSGKSHVHFWNWSGGVGVPGNGTLTRKQGVFGKYKKPKFIPCFVFLPDGDILTGDSEGNILTWGRSLSDSRTPGRGGAKETYGIVAQAHAHEGSIFALCLRRDGTVLSGGGRDRRLVQWGPGLVALQEAEIPEHFGAVRAIAEGLGSELLVGTTKNALLRGDLAQGFSPVIQGHTDELWGLCTHPFQNRFLTCGHDRQLCLWDGEGHALAWSIDLKETGLCADFHPSGAVVAVGLNTGRWLVLDTETREIVSDVTDGNEQLSVVRYSPDGLYLAIGSHDNMIYIYSVSSDGAKSSRFGRCVGHSSFITHLDWSKDGNFIMSNSGDYEILYWDVAGGCKLLRNRYESRDREWATYTCVLGFHVYGVWPDGSDGTDINSLCRSHNERVVAVADDFCKVHLFQYPCARAKAPSLVYGGHGSHVTSVRFTHDDSHLVSLGGKDASIFQWRVLGAGGAGPAPATPSRTPSLSPASSLDV; encoded by the exons ATGGACGGGGCCGGGGGGCCCG GTGAGGGCCCTGCTCAGGAGGTCCTGCGGTCCTTGAGCCAGCGGCTTCAGGTGCAGGAGAAGGAGATGGAGCTGGTAAAGGCGGCCCTGGCGGAAGCCCTTCGCCTGCTGCGGCTGCAGgcaccccccacctccctgcaGGACGCTGGCATACCAGCTCCTACAAGGGACAG cagccctgcaGCGCCCCCAGGACTACCACCCACATGCAGCCCCTCCTTGGTGAGCCGAGGCACCCAGACGGAGGTGCAGATGGAGCCATCCCCTGGACCCCCTGGCCTGAGCAacgggcccccagcccctcagggGGGCAGTGAAGAGCCTAGTGGGACACAGTCTGAAGGAGGGGGCAGTAGCAGCAGCGGCACTGGCTCCCCTGGCCCCCCGGGGATCCTCAGGCTTGTGCAGCCCCCACAGCGTGCTGATAC GCCACGGAgaaattcttcctcctcctcatccccttCAGAGCGGCCTCGACAGAAACTCTCCCGGAAGGCAGCTTCCTCGGCCAACCTGTTATTGCGTTCAGGGAGCACAGAGAG CCGCGGAGGGAAAGACCCCCTCTCCAGCCCTGGGGGTCCTGGATCTCGGAGGAGCAATTACAATTTGG AAGGCATCTCAGTGAAGATGTTCCTTCGTGGCCGCCCCATTACCATGTACATCCCATCTGGCATCCGCAGCCTTGAGGAGCTGCCCAGTGGCCCACCCCCGGAGACCCTCAGCCTTGACTGGGT TTATGGGTACCGGGGTCGTGACTCCCGCTCTAATCTGTTTGTGCTGCGTTCTGGGGAGGTGGTTTACTTTATTGCCTGTGTGGTGGTGCTGTACCGGCCTGGGGGAGGCCCAGGGGGTCCTGGAGGTGGCGGCCAGAGACATTACCGGGGGCACACGGACTGCGTTCGATG CCTGGCTGTTCACCCTGATGGTGTCCGTGTAGCCTCAGGACAGACAGCTGGAGTGGATAAGGATGGAAAG ccCCTGCAGCCTGTGGTTCACGTCTGGGACTCAGAGACGCTGCTGAAGCTGCAGGAGATTGGACTGGGGGCCTTCGAGAGGGGTGTGGGGGCCCTGGCCTTTTCAGTTGTG GATCAGggtgcttttttgtgtgtggtggaTGATTCCAATGAACACATGCTGTCAGTGTGGGACTGCAGCCGGGGCACAAAGCTGGCTGAGATCAAG AGTACAAATGACTCAGTCCTGGCCGTTGGCTTCAGCCCTCGTGACAGCAGCTGCATTGTCACCAGCGGGAAGTCCCACGTCCACTTCTGGAACTGGAGTGGTGGAGTAGGGGTTCCTGGGAATGGGACCCTCACTCGGAAACAGGGTGTCTTTGGG AAATACAAGAAACCCAAGTTTATCCCTTGCTTTGTCTTCCTCCCGGATGGAGACATTCTCACTGGGGACTCAGAGGGGAACATTCTCACCTGGGGCCGGAGCCTCTCGGATTCCAGGACCCCAGGCAGGGGCGGGGCCAAAG AGACGTATGGGATTGTGGCCCAGGCCCACGCTCACGAAGGTTCCATCTTCGCCCTGTGTCTCCGGCGGGACGGGACGGTGCTAAGTGGTGGCGGGCGGGACCGCCGGCTGGTACAGTGGGGGCCCGGGTTGGTGGCCCTCCAGGAGGCTGAG ATTCCGGAACACTTTGGAGCTGTGCGGGCCATTGCTGAGGGGCTGGGCTCTGAGCTGCTAGTGGGAACCACGAAGAATGCGTTGCTGAGGGGAGatctggcccagggtttctccccTGTAATCCAG GGTCACACGGATGAGCTCTGGGGGCTCTGCACACATCCCTTCCAGAACCGTTTCCTCACCTGCGGCCATGACCGGCAGCTCTGCTTATGGGATGGTGAGGGCCATGCGCTGGCCTGGAGCATCGACCTCAAG GAGACTGGTCTCTGTGCTGACTTCCATCCCAGTGGGGCAGTTGTGGCCGTAGGACTGAACACGGGGAG GTGGCTGGTTTTGGACACAGAGACCAGAGAGATCGTGTCCGATGTCACTGATGGCAATGAGCAGCTCTCAGTGGTCCGGTACAgcccag ATGGGTTGTACCTGGCCATCGGTTCCCATGACAACATGATCTACATCTATAGTGTTTCCAGTGATGGTGCCAAGTCCAGCCGCTTTGGCCGCTGTGTG GGTCACTCCAGCTTCATCACTCACCTTGACTGGTCCAAGGATGGGAATTTCATCATGTCCAATTCTGGGGACTATGAGATCCTTTACT GGGACGTGGCTGGAGGCTGCAAGCTGCTGAGGAATCGCTATGAGAGCCGAGACCGGGAGTGGGCCACTTACACCTGCGTGCTGGGCTTCCATGTCTACG GCGTGTGGCCGGACGGCTCGGATGGCACCGACATCAACTCCCTGTGCCGCTCCCACAACGAGCGCGTGGTGGCCGTGGCCGACGACTTCTGCAAAGTACACCTCTTCCAGTACCCGTGCGCACGCGCCAAG GCGCCCAGCCTCGTGTACGGCGGGCACGGCAGCCACGTGACCAGTGTCCGGTTCACGCACGACGACTCGCACCTCGTCTCCCTGGGCGGCAAGGACGCGAGCATCTTCCAGTGGCGGGTGCTGGGCGCCGGGGGCGCGGGGCCGGCGCCCGCCACGCCCTCTCGAACCCCATCCTTGTCCCCCGCCTCCTCTCTCGACGTGTGA
- the EML3 gene encoding echinoderm microtubule-associated protein-like 3 isoform X1 gives MDGAGGPGEGPAQEVLRSLSQRLQVQEKEMELVKAALAEALRLLRLQAPPTSLQDAGIPAPTRDSSPAAPPGLPPTCSPSLVSRGTQTEVQMEPSPGPPGLSNGPPAPQGGSEEPSGTQSEGGGSSSSGTGSPGPPGILRLVQPPQRADTPRRNSSSSSSPSERPRQKLSRKAASSANLLLRSGSTESRGGKDPLSSPGGPGSRRSNYNLEGISVKMFLRGRPITMYIPSGIRSLEELPSGPPPETLSLDWVYGYRGRDSRSNLFVLRSGEVVYFIACVVVLYRPGGGPGGPGGGGQRHYRGHTDCVRCLAVHPDGVRVASGQTAGVDKDGKPLQPVVHVWDSETLLKLQEIGLGAFERGVGALAFSVVDQGAFLCVVDDSNEHMLSVWDCSRGTKLAEIKSTNDSVLAVGFSPRDSSCIVTSGKSHVHFWNWSGGVGVPGNGTLTRKQGVFGKYKKPKFIPCFVFLPDGDILTGDSEGNILTWGRSLSDSRTPGRGGAKEHDPPRTLPTETYGIVAQAHAHEGSIFALCLRRDGTVLSGGGRDRRLVQWGPGLVALQEAEIPEHFGAVRAIAEGLGSELLVGTTKNALLRGDLAQGFSPVIQGHTDELWGLCTHPFQNRFLTCGHDRQLCLWDGEGHALAWSIDLKETGLCADFHPSGAVVAVGLNTGRWLVLDTETREIVSDVTDGNEQLSVVRYSPDGLYLAIGSHDNMIYIYSVSSDGAKSSRFGRCVGHSSFITHLDWSKDGNFIMSNSGDYEILYWDVAGGCKLLRNRYESRDREWATYTCVLGFHVYGVWPDGSDGTDINSLCRSHNERVVAVADDFCKVHLFQYPCARAKAPSLVYGGHGSHVTSVRFTHDDSHLVSLGGKDASIFQWRVLGAGGAGPAPATPSRTPSLSPASSLDV, from the exons ATGGACGGGGCCGGGGGGCCCG GTGAGGGCCCTGCTCAGGAGGTCCTGCGGTCCTTGAGCCAGCGGCTTCAGGTGCAGGAGAAGGAGATGGAGCTGGTAAAGGCGGCCCTGGCGGAAGCCCTTCGCCTGCTGCGGCTGCAGgcaccccccacctccctgcaGGACGCTGGCATACCAGCTCCTACAAGGGACAG cagccctgcaGCGCCCCCAGGACTACCACCCACATGCAGCCCCTCCTTGGTGAGCCGAGGCACCCAGACGGAGGTGCAGATGGAGCCATCCCCTGGACCCCCTGGCCTGAGCAacgggcccccagcccctcagggGGGCAGTGAAGAGCCTAGTGGGACACAGTCTGAAGGAGGGGGCAGTAGCAGCAGCGGCACTGGCTCCCCTGGCCCCCCGGGGATCCTCAGGCTTGTGCAGCCCCCACAGCGTGCTGATAC GCCACGGAgaaattcttcctcctcctcatccccttCAGAGCGGCCTCGACAGAAACTCTCCCGGAAGGCAGCTTCCTCGGCCAACCTGTTATTGCGTTCAGGGAGCACAGAGAG CCGCGGAGGGAAAGACCCCCTCTCCAGCCCTGGGGGTCCTGGATCTCGGAGGAGCAATTACAATTTGG AAGGCATCTCAGTGAAGATGTTCCTTCGTGGCCGCCCCATTACCATGTACATCCCATCTGGCATCCGCAGCCTTGAGGAGCTGCCCAGTGGCCCACCCCCGGAGACCCTCAGCCTTGACTGGGT TTATGGGTACCGGGGTCGTGACTCCCGCTCTAATCTGTTTGTGCTGCGTTCTGGGGAGGTGGTTTACTTTATTGCCTGTGTGGTGGTGCTGTACCGGCCTGGGGGAGGCCCAGGGGGTCCTGGAGGTGGCGGCCAGAGACATTACCGGGGGCACACGGACTGCGTTCGATG CCTGGCTGTTCACCCTGATGGTGTCCGTGTAGCCTCAGGACAGACAGCTGGAGTGGATAAGGATGGAAAG ccCCTGCAGCCTGTGGTTCACGTCTGGGACTCAGAGACGCTGCTGAAGCTGCAGGAGATTGGACTGGGGGCCTTCGAGAGGGGTGTGGGGGCCCTGGCCTTTTCAGTTGTG GATCAGggtgcttttttgtgtgtggtggaTGATTCCAATGAACACATGCTGTCAGTGTGGGACTGCAGCCGGGGCACAAAGCTGGCTGAGATCAAG AGTACAAATGACTCAGTCCTGGCCGTTGGCTTCAGCCCTCGTGACAGCAGCTGCATTGTCACCAGCGGGAAGTCCCACGTCCACTTCTGGAACTGGAGTGGTGGAGTAGGGGTTCCTGGGAATGGGACCCTCACTCGGAAACAGGGTGTCTTTGGG AAATACAAGAAACCCAAGTTTATCCCTTGCTTTGTCTTCCTCCCGGATGGAGACATTCTCACTGGGGACTCAGAGGGGAACATTCTCACCTGGGGCCGGAGCCTCTCGGATTCCAGGACCCCAGGCAGGGGCGGGGCCAAAG AGCACGACCCACCCAGGACTTTGCCAACAGAGACGTATGGGATTGTGGCCCAGGCCCACGCTCACGAAGGTTCCATCTTCGCCCTGTGTCTCCGGCGGGACGGGACGGTGCTAAGTGGTGGCGGGCGGGACCGCCGGCTGGTACAGTGGGGGCCCGGGTTGGTGGCCCTCCAGGAGGCTGAG ATTCCGGAACACTTTGGAGCTGTGCGGGCCATTGCTGAGGGGCTGGGCTCTGAGCTGCTAGTGGGAACCACGAAGAATGCGTTGCTGAGGGGAGatctggcccagggtttctccccTGTAATCCAG GGTCACACGGATGAGCTCTGGGGGCTCTGCACACATCCCTTCCAGAACCGTTTCCTCACCTGCGGCCATGACCGGCAGCTCTGCTTATGGGATGGTGAGGGCCATGCGCTGGCCTGGAGCATCGACCTCAAG GAGACTGGTCTCTGTGCTGACTTCCATCCCAGTGGGGCAGTTGTGGCCGTAGGACTGAACACGGGGAG GTGGCTGGTTTTGGACACAGAGACCAGAGAGATCGTGTCCGATGTCACTGATGGCAATGAGCAGCTCTCAGTGGTCCGGTACAgcccag ATGGGTTGTACCTGGCCATCGGTTCCCATGACAACATGATCTACATCTATAGTGTTTCCAGTGATGGTGCCAAGTCCAGCCGCTTTGGCCGCTGTGTG GGTCACTCCAGCTTCATCACTCACCTTGACTGGTCCAAGGATGGGAATTTCATCATGTCCAATTCTGGGGACTATGAGATCCTTTACT GGGACGTGGCTGGAGGCTGCAAGCTGCTGAGGAATCGCTATGAGAGCCGAGACCGGGAGTGGGCCACTTACACCTGCGTGCTGGGCTTCCATGTCTACG GCGTGTGGCCGGACGGCTCGGATGGCACCGACATCAACTCCCTGTGCCGCTCCCACAACGAGCGCGTGGTGGCCGTGGCCGACGACTTCTGCAAAGTACACCTCTTCCAGTACCCGTGCGCACGCGCCAAG GCGCCCAGCCTCGTGTACGGCGGGCACGGCAGCCACGTGACCAGTGTCCGGTTCACGCACGACGACTCGCACCTCGTCTCCCTGGGCGGCAAGGACGCGAGCATCTTCCAGTGGCGGGTGCTGGGCGCCGGGGGCGCGGGGCCGGCGCCCGCCACGCCCTCTCGAACCCCATCCTTGTCCCCCGCCTCCTCTCTCGACGTGTGA